From Lampris incognitus isolate fLamInc1 chromosome 13, fLamInc1.hap2, whole genome shotgun sequence, one genomic window encodes:
- the si:dkey-103j14.5 gene encoding isoaspartyl peptidase/L-asparaginase, translated as MKVVLVVHGGAWAIPDEMASASVDGVKAAACEGYTVLKKGGSALDAVELAVRTMEDNPVFDAGHGAVLNADGEVELDAMIMDGRTLTCGAVSSVQNIVNPVSLARAVKEKTDHIMLTGRGANLFAESIGMGTVPTDSLVTGYEKNEWEKHKKYITGIKELFNSQWGHDTVGAVAVDSSGNVACATSTGGIRNKMVGRVGDSPIIGSGGYADNLSGAVSCTGHGESILKVTLARLIAFHMEQGKEVEDALDLSLSYMGDRVQGAGGAIAVSTSGKWAAKFTTKRMAWSAVENDVLWYGLDPNDKIKGHLFQFHILQ; from the exons ATGAAAGTAGTACTAGTTGTGCATGGTGGGGCATGGGCCATCCCTGATGAGATGGCCAGCGCTTCTGTTGATGGAGTCAAGGCTGCAGCCTGTGAGGGCTACACAGTGTTGAAGAAGGGAGGCAGTGCGCTGGATGCTGTTGAGTTGGCTGTCAGAACCATGGAAGATAACCCTGTGTTTGATGCAG GTCATGGTGCCGTGCTTAACGCAGATGGAGAGGTGGAGCTGGATGCCATGATCATGGATGGAAGGACGCTGACCTGTGGAGCTGTGTCTTCCGTGCAAAACATTGTCAATCCTGTCTCACTGGCACGTGCTGTAAAGGAAAAG ACTGACCACATCATGCTGACAGGCAGAGGTGCAAACCTGTTTGCAGAGAGCATTGGCATGGGGACAGTTCCCACAGACTCTCTGGTGACGGGCTATGAGAAAAATGAGTGGGAGAAGCACAAGAAGTATATAACTGGAATAAAGGAACTTTTCAATTCTCAGTG GGGACACGATACTGTTGGAGCGGTTGCTGTTGACTCATCTGGTAATGTGGCATGTGCAACATCAACGGGAGGAATAAGAAATAAAATGGTCGGCAGAGTAGGAGACTCTCCCATCATTG GTTCGGGTGGATATGCGGATAACCTTAGCGGTGCAGTGTCTTGTACTGGCCACGGAGAGTCAATTCTTAAAGTCACCTTGGCCAGACTCATTGCTTTTCACATGGAGCAAG GTAAAGAGGTAGAGGATGCACTGGATCTCTCGCTATCCTATATGGGTGATCGTGTCCAGGGTGCAGGGGGTGCTATAGCCGTCTCCACTTCAGGAAAGTGGGCAGCCAAGTTTACTACCAAACGAATGGCTTGGTCAGCAGTGGAAAATGATGTGTTGTGGTATGGTTTAGACCCAAATGACAAAATTAAAGGGcatttattccaattccacattttACAGTGA